The Flavobacterium sp. 140616W15 sequence TTTAGGAAGGTACTAAGTTCCGATAGCTATCGGAACAAAGGGACAGAGGTTTCTTGTAGAGGTGTATAATTTTTAGATCCAAAGGTTTTCTGTAGAGACGTACTACAATTCGTCTAAAATATTCAGAGACACAAAGTTTTTTGCAATAGGTGCATTTTTAATAAGGATAAAAAATTTCAAGAAATATATACATACAAAAAAGCTGTTTGCATAAATGCAAACAGCTTTTTTTTTAAACTTATAACCTTAATTTCTCAGAACCTTAGGTTTTTTTGAAGAAACCTATTTCCCGAATAATTTTCCTAGTAAACCTCCAATGCCACCACTTTTGTTCCCTAATTCCATAGCATCACTAATATCTACTTTTCCATCAGCATTCTGATCTAAGCCAAATTGCATTCCGTATTTATTAATAGTTTCCATTATTCCAGATGCCTGACCTCCATTTCCTGAAATAGCATTAATAATGTCTGATATTTGAAAACTACTATCGTTAGGATCTTTTGCTTTTCCTACAAGAGAACCTAAAATTTGAGGAATCATGCTACTTGCTACATTGCTTGACGCTTCTGTGCTTAATCCAAATTTTTCACCAAGATTTCCTGTTAGCTGTTGCGTTAGTTGTTGAACAACAGGATTTGAATTGTCAATAGGGGAGTTTCCTTGAAATAATCCTGCAAGTTGTTCAACACCGCCTTCAGATGCTATTTTTTGTAACCCAGAAAGTATAGAACTACTTGTTTCATTCAGTACTGCTTCATTTTGTTCATTTGGTATAGCAGCATTGTTTACAACAGAGCTACCTCCGTACTGTTGTACTAATTGTGTTAATTGCTCAAACATGAATTTTAGGATTTAGATTAGAACTCAAATTTAATAAAAAAAATAAAGGGATTTATTAAACGATGTTAATAAATCCCTTTTAAGTGATTTAATTATAATTGATTAGCTTAACAAAGTAATGATTTGTTGCGCTAATTCTGTACCAATTCTGTCTTGTGCTTCTCCAGTTGCAGCACCAATATGTGGAGTCAATGAGATTTTTGTATGCATTAAAATAGCCATTTCTGGTTTTGGTTCGCTTTCAAAAACATCTAATCCTGCAAAAGATACTTTTCCGCTATCTAATGCTTTTACCAAAGCAACTTCATCGATAACACCACCACGAGCACAGTTAACAATACCAACACCATCTTTCATGATAGCTAATTCTTTCTCTCCGATGATGTAACCATCTTGAGCAGGAACGTGTAAAGTAATGAAATCAGCTTCTTTAAATAAAGATTCTAATGATTGTGAAACAATAGTTGTAGTTATTGATTGACCGTCAAAGAATTCAACTTTAACATCTACTTTAGGGATAAAGCTATCTGCAGCGATAACTTTCATTCCTAATCCTAATGCCATTTTTGCTGTAGCTTGACCAATACGGCCAATACCAACAATACCAAGAGTTTTACCTCTTAATTCAGTACCGTTAGCGTATGCTTTTTTCAAACCGTCAAAGTTTGTATCACCTTCAAGAGGCATATTTCTGTTTGAATCGTGTAAAAAACGAACTCCATTAAATAAGTGTCCAAAAACTAATT is a genomic window containing:
- a CDS encoding DUF937 domain-containing protein; protein product: MFEQLTQLVQQYGGSSVVNNAAIPNEQNEAVLNETSSSILSGLQKIASEGGVEQLAGLFQGNSPIDNSNPVVQQLTQQLTGNLGEKFGLSTEASSNVASSMIPQILGSLVGKAKDPNDSSFQISDIINAISGNGGQASGIMETINKYGMQFGLDQNADGKVDISDAMELGNKSGGIGGLLGKLFGK
- a CDS encoding D-2-hydroxyacid dehydrogenase, which encodes MKVLANDGISKSGILALEKGGFEVITTKVAQEQVANFVNENNVDVVLVRSATKVRKDIIDACPGLKIIGRGGVGMDNIDVDYAKSKGIHVINTPASSSESVAELVFGHLFNGVRFLHDSNRNMPLEGDTNFDGLKKAYANGTELRGKTLGIVGIGRIGQATAKMALGLGMKVIAADSFIPKVDVKVEFFDGQSITTTIVSQSLESLFKEADFITLHVPAQDGYIIGEKELAIMKDGVGIVNCARGGVIDEVALVKALDSGKVSFAGLDVFESEPKPEMAILMHTKISLTPHIGAATGEAQDRIGTELAQQIITLLS